Genomic DNA from Roseimicrobium gellanilyticum:
CAATGGGAAAGAGGGGACACCAAGCCCTTTGTTCCCTTCGGGTTCGGGCAAGGAGAGATCTTTTTACCTTTGACTTTTGAGACGCGGTGGCAAGCTTCAAGCGCGACACCGCCTTGAGCGGAGTGGCTGGCGATTCGTCGCAGATCCACGATGCTATACCGATGGAAGACAGGGGAACAAGTGTTTCAATCAACCCACTCTTTGGGGAATTGAGAAATCGCTTCGTTCAAAGCGGTGTCGCGCTTGAAGCTTGCCACCGCACTCCACGACGCAAAGCGACTTGGTGTGTGCTGGGTGGATTTTTTGGCGAAGCCGCTCTCGGTAAGTGAAATGAGTCACGCACTTCTTGGCTTCACTTCTTCTTCCCTGGTTCCAACACCTTCACCGTGACCTTCTGCTCATCCGCCGGACGGATGGGCGTCATCAGACGCACGCACGTGACCACGGCGTCCGTGACCTGTTGCACCGTGAAGGGATAACCTTCCGGTGCCTTCGCAGCGGAGGCATTCACCGTGATGACGAGGTGGGAGACATCTCCCTCTCCAGCATCCGTGGCTTCCACCTTGATGCCATAGACAGAGGCGATATTCACATCCTCCTTGTCCTTCCAGGAGCCATCCGTGGGCGGAGTGAAGGGCTTCGTGATGGCGGCATAGGTCGCCTCGGGGGCGGCATAGGCCGATACAAAGGGAACGTCCGAAATCTCGATGATAGGGTCACCATCCGAGCCGTGGAGATAAAGGGGCATCTTCACCGTCATCATTCCCAGCGTGGTCGCTTCTGAGAGTGATGGGCTGGACAGTGCGGTGAATGCAAGCACGAGCAGAAGAAGGGCATGCAGGATGGGTGTTCTGGTCTTCATGGCAGTGAAGAGAATGGGACAGACGAGGGCTGTACGTTTTGCCATGAACTAAAAGAATCAAGCCCCGACGTGTACGCCGGAAGACGTATGCCCGAGTTCGCCTGTACGTAAAAAAATCCAAGGCAGGCATGATGCCCACCTTGGATTTCAAACTTGCGCGAGAGGTTGCTTACACCTCCAGCTTCGTCCAGGCCGCATTGGCCTGCGAGCTCTTCACCACGGCTTCGATGAAGGCCATGCCGCGCACGCCGTCTCCGATCTTCGGGTAGTCGAGCGCCACTTCATCCGGTGCGGTGCCGGCGATAACGGCGCGGATGTGGCTGGCGAAGTTCTTGTAGATGTTCGCAAACGCTTCGAGGTAACCTTCCGGGTGGGCTGGGGGAGTGCGGGTGGCGGCGGCGGCGTTCTTGCCCAGGTAGCCGTTCGCGGTGCGGTACACCTGCATGGGCTGGTCGAGCCACTTCACCAGCATGGTGTTCGGCTCATTCTGGTGCCACTCGATGCCACCCTTCTCGCCGTACACGCGGATGTTGAGATTGTTCTCTTCACCCACGCTGATCTGTGAGGCATGCAGCACACCCTTGGCGCCATTGTCGAAGCGCAGGAGCACGTTGCCATCATCATCCAGCGCGCGGCCTTCCACGAAGGCAGTGATGTCCGCGGCGAGTTCCTTGATGTGCAGGCCGGTAATGTACTCCGCGAGATTCTCGGCGTGGGTGCCGATGTCACCGATGCAGCCTGCCGCACCGCTGCGCTTCGGGTCGGTGCGCCAGCCGGCCTGCTTCTGGCCGGAATCTTCCAGCTTCGTAGCGAGCCATCCCTGCGGGTACTCCACCACCACCTTGCGAATCTTGCCCAGCTTGCCCGCCTTGATCATGTCGCGCGCTTCCTTCACCAGGGGATAGCCGGTGTAGTTGTGCGTGAGGCCGTAGAGCTTGCCGGTCTTCTTCACGATGTCCACGAGCGCCTTGGACTCCGTGAGGTCGAAGGTGGCTGGCTTATCGGAGAGGACGTGGAAGCCTGCTTCCAGCGCGGCCTTGGCCGGGGGGAAGTGCATGTGATTCGGCGTGACGATGGAGACGAAGTCCATGCGCTTGTCCGCAGGCAGCGCGGCTTCCTTCTGGATCATCTCCTCAAAGCTTCCGTAGCAGCGCTCGGCGGGGAGGTAGAGGTCCGCGCCCGAGTCCTTGGACTTCTGCGGGTCTGAGGAAAAGGCGCCGCAGACCAGCTCAATCTGGCCGTCCATGTTTGCGGCAATGCGATGCACGCCGCCGATGAAGGCGCCCCTGCCGCCGCCGACCATGCCGTAACGAATCTTTCTGCTCATGAGAATGCTGTGCTGTAGTGTGAGAGTTGACCTTTTGTGAAGAGGGCGAGTGTGGAGCAGGGTGGGGGAGACGGTCAAGGGCGGGGGTGGGAAAAACTGGCCGCCGTTTCCCGGTCATTTGGACTTTGTGGCTCTGGCCATTTGCCGCACGTGCGGCTATGCTGCGAGCCATGCCGGACCGTCAGCCATGGCTCCTGAAAACACCTCGCGAGGTGAAGGGTGCCGGCTTTGTGGAGGCTTTCGAACTGAAGGAGGAGGAAATCCCCGAGGAGGCGTGGAAGCGGTATCCCTACGCAATCCCCTGTGTGAAAGGTATGGGCAGGCTGGAGCTGCACCCGGCCGTGACCTTCCTCATCGGGGAGAATGGCAGTGGCAAGTCCACCCTGCTGGAGGCCATGGCCGTGCGGCTCGGTTTCAGCGCGGAGGGCGGCAGCCGGAACTACCAGTTCTCCTCCCGCGACACGCACTCCGGCCTGTATGAGCACCTGCGCTGCTCCCGGCGTCCCGGGCGTGAGCAGGACCACTTCTTCCTGCGTGCGGAGAGCTTTTACCCGCTGATGTCCAAGGTGGAGGAGTATGAGACCGCTGACCCCTTCCACGTGCCCTACACGTCCTGGGGTGGCAACACCCCGCACGAGCGCTCCCATGGGGAGGCCTTTCTCACCCTGCTGACGAGGCGCATGGGGGGCAATGGACTCTACCTCTTCGACGAGCCCGAGGCCGCCCTCTCGCCGAAGCGGCAGATGTCCGCTCTGGTGCGCATCCATGACCTCGTGATGGATCACAGCCAGTTCATCATCGCCACGCACTCACCCATCCTGCTCGCGTATCCACACAGCCTCATCTACGAGTGCGGCGAGCACGGCATCCGCGCGGTGAAGTATGAGGACACGGAAATCTTCCGCACCACGCGCGACTTCCTCATGCACCACGAGAGGATGGTGGCCAAGCTGCTGGAGGAGCAGGAGCATGATGAGGAGTGCGAGCCTTCGCAGGAGGGGAAGAAGCCTTTCCGTCGTCGCCGGGGAAAGTAGAGTGCCTTGTGGAACTCGTGCCATCTCACAACTTCGGCGCAGGCTTCAGCTTGGGTGGCGGCTTTAACTCAGTGCCACCCAGCTTTGGCTTCTGAGCGGGCTTCGGTGGTGGAGCTGACTTGGTGGGAGGGGATGGCTTTGACTTTGCGGCAAT
This window encodes:
- a CDS encoding Gfo/Idh/MocA family protein yields the protein MSRKIRYGMVGGGRGAFIGGVHRIAANMDGQIELVCGAFSSDPQKSKDSGADLYLPAERCYGSFEEMIQKEAALPADKRMDFVSIVTPNHMHFPPAKAALEAGFHVLSDKPATFDLTESKALVDIVKKTGKLYGLTHNYTGYPLVKEARDMIKAGKLGKIRKVVVEYPQGWLATKLEDSGQKQAGWRTDPKRSGAAGCIGDIGTHAENLAEYITGLHIKELAADITAFVEGRALDDDGNVLLRFDNGAKGVLHASQISVGEENNLNIRVYGEKGGIEWHQNEPNTMLVKWLDQPMQVYRTANGYLGKNAAAATRTPPAHPEGYLEAFANIYKNFASHIRAVIAGTAPDEVALDYPKIGDGVRGMAFIEAVVKSSQANAAWTKLEV
- a CDS encoding AAA family ATPase, with the protein product MPDRQPWLLKTPREVKGAGFVEAFELKEEEIPEEAWKRYPYAIPCVKGMGRLELHPAVTFLIGENGSGKSTLLEAMAVRLGFSAEGGSRNYQFSSRDTHSGLYEHLRCSRRPGREQDHFFLRAESFYPLMSKVEEYETADPFHVPYTSWGGNTPHERSHGEAFLTLLTRRMGGNGLYLFDEPEAALSPKRQMSALVRIHDLVMDHSQFIIATHSPILLAYPHSLIYECGEHGIRAVKYEDTEIFRTTRDFLMHHERMVAKLLEEQEHDEECEPSQEGKKPFRRRRGK